The Methanocella arvoryzae MRE50 DNA window GTCGCATATGTTTCTTGTGACAGCTATCTTAAGATGTATATATTGGGGGGAACTATACGACAGCCAACATACTGGTTGGTACCTTAAGCAGGACACCGCAGGGTACCATCAAAAATAGTAATGCGGCCTATCGGCTATATTCCGATAGGATATGGAGGATAGCTGTCTTTACAACTATCCTGGTACTGCTTGTGATCGCGGCTTCAGCTTTGTTTGCCGCACCTGCGCTGGCAGACTTTCCAAAATCAAGCGACATACAGTTCAGCCAGTCTAACTATGACGTTTATGAACTGGCAAACGGGAATGATGTTACTGTACGAATTACTGTTACCATTAATGACCTGGACCTGGATGATGATGAGCGCTACAGGGTTCATATCAACACTGACCAGCGAACTGCGCTACGTGATGAAGATCGTTATGGGCAAAGAGATTACGTACCCTACTGGGAACATGACTATAGATATCTTGAGTTTACGAGCGCCGACAACGGGGCGATTGCCCAGAAACATTTCGACGTCACGGTACACAGTAATACCGTTGACGATGCAGCAACTGAATATTTCGTCGTAGAGATGCGCGGCTACTGGAAAGGCTACAAAACATTAATCGGTTGGATTTATCCTGACTATGATTCATTTAAAAATATCAAACGGTCAAATGTGACGATCTACGATGCCGATACAACTGCCCCAATCACGACTGCTACGGCCAGCGGCACTTCTGGTGCCAACGGCTGGTACACCAGTATCGTACAGGTGACTTTGACTGCCAGTGATGAGGACTCGGGAGTCGCCAACACCTATTATACCATTGATGGTGGCGCTCAGCAGACCTATTCTGCTCCGTTTACGGTCACCGATGGTACCCACACTATCCAGTACTGGAGCGTGGACAAGGCGGGGAACACAGAAACTGCTCAGACTCTCAATCTTAATGTTGACACCAAGGCCCCTGTAATTACCTCTGACAGGACTCCGGCTAATGCCAACGGCTGGAATAACGGTGATGTCACTGTGAGCTTCACGGCTACGGATGATGGCTCTGGAATCTCCGGTTCAGCATCCTACAGCCAGACCCTAACAGGCGAAGGCTCAAGTCAGTCGGTAGAATGGTCTGTAACGGACCTTGCCGGTAATACGGCGAATGCTACTGTTAGTAACATCAACATTGACAAGACTGCTCCGAGCATCACTGGTGCTGTTGACCGGGATGCGAATGCGAACGGCTGGTATAACGCTGATGTGACTGTTACCTTCACGGCTGGTGCTGACCTGTCTGGTATAGCTTCGATCACTGATCCGGTTGTTCTGGGCGAGGGTGCAGGTCAGTCTGTTACTGGTACTGTTGTTGACCTGGCGGGTAACTCTGCTTCGACTACTGTGAGCGGTATCAATGTTGACAAGACTGCTCCTGTACTGGTGAGCTCTGGTCCTACGACCTCACCGAATATCAACGGTTGGTATAACGGCGATGTTACTGTGAACTTTGTTGGTAGCGACGCCCTGTCGGGTATCTCTGGCAGCACTTCTGCAGATGTCGTTGTATCAACTGAAGGTGCGGATGAGGTTGCCTCGTATACGTTTACCGATAAGGCAGGTAATTCTGCAACGTTCTATGTGACTGGTATTAAGCTTGATAAGACCGCTCCGGTTATCACGACTGCCAGGACTCCGGCAAACGCAAATGGCTGGAATAACGGTCCGGTGACTGTGAGCTTCACTGCTACTGACGCAGGT harbors:
- a CDS encoding chitobiase/beta-hexosaminidase C-terminal domain-containing protein codes for the protein MIAASALFAAPALADFPKSSDIQFSQSNYDVYELANGNDVTVRITVTINDLDLDDDERYRVHINTDQRTALRDEDRYGQRDYVPYWEHDYRYLEFTSADNGAIAQKHFDVTVHSNTVDDAATEYFVVEMRGYWKGYKTLIGWIYPDYDSFKNIKRSNVTIYDADTTAPITTATASGTSGANGWYTSIVQVTLTASDEDSGVANTYYTIDGGAQQTYSAPFTVTDGTHTIQYWSVDKAGNTETAQTLNLNVDTKAPVITSDRTPANANGWNNGDVTVSFTATDDGSGISGSASYSQTLTGEGSSQSVEWSVTDLAGNTANATVSNINIDKTAPSITGAVDRDANANGWYNADVTVTFTAGADLSGIASITDPVVLGEGAGQSVTGTVVDLAGNSASTTVSGINVDKTAPVLVSSGPTTSPNINGWYNGDVTVNFVGSDALSGISGSTSADVVVSTEGADEVASYTFTDKAGNSATFYVTGIKLDKTAPVITTARTPANANGWNNGPVTVSFTATDAGSGIDGDATYEETVAGDGEDQEASWSVSDLAGNSASATVGGINIDTAAPTTTDDLTGTLGNDGWFLTDVHVTLSATDGAAFQAVSGSGLLLLAAGSSDEGSSGIAEIWYTLDGSAPIAYPDGGFDVTGNGQHVITFWSVDAAGNAEEPNTDNFKIDKDAPVTTFSVTGAEVTLDAADNIDGSGVAATYYTLNGGLTQTYIGSFPLPDGTYTIEFWSEDVAGNVELHGDGLNTETFTVETVQSYTIHLLTGWNLVSSPLIIEPMRASDIVGNGITMVAKYNKDTGEFTIYSMEINQPGDPEDFVVTNDVGYYFAASQDMDYTFVGVYAPVPYSIDVPGDNRWDIYGWTSLQSSTAYEVASLMDGMQMIAVYNHDTGGFTIFSEEINTVQDAENFVMGPGVGYFITSDTTTTLAYEVPV